One stretch of Akkermansia sp. RCC_12PD DNA includes these proteins:
- a CDS encoding mechanosensitive ion channel family protein, with the protein MSMPDYRTFFRRSASFLLAGFLAAAQALAQQPENAAPIQDAVQSQEAAAGPTTESATEMDTVILALCHEISILQKNVEKRIAIRESLVTEADETYSFFDTRVYEMSAVLYALDDQKIFTMAFYCKAATRLVKLYYERRPDFQGQEARAAEEIARIQKLIQSLEEVNTDGLSETSLVQRDEALTTCHSLMEKLEKEKEQLAYLKELFNNLENKVNALNAESNKLFNTLFSKVFYTPSHIARYIFLKPSMIYRACMSAWESSADSKLQLPSDRGTLQHYGMVLLGMLLCAYLLSRAIVWWGFKKTLEKSGNYDKRHAFTNVTTILLIAVLLIVSEMQSTDYLLKSAASLGAEFLLLSSAILFSLVTRLKYGTINAGIRIYMPYLLLGGFFMLLRMFMAPNIVVNVSMPVLFTLVSLFSLLTWVRQRHRLPRLDRFFATISLVFTILGSILCWAGFSFMAFLVLMTWIMLMTSILLLVGLWDLLHHYEKRRKERNKKEIVWFRPFISKLVLPCLAIFLILFSLIWPAATFDMGDLIISKIYTTTEIKDLISFSWSHVILVILIAIVLNYLIFLGKNTLREIYGENYEVGTIPTFVTLSTLFLWGLFVFTALVIMNANYNGILMVMGGLSMGIGFALKDTIENIISGLSLMLGRLRQGDMIECDGYRGRVSSLGYRSTMIETLDGSIIAFQNSQLFNKNFRNMTRNHKFECVKVEVGISYGTDVEKARGIILETLASLPFLSKIKKTSVVLDSFGDSSVNLGVWVWIPVMTKSSSLSTVRERIYNAFNEHGISIPFPQQDLYVKEFPDRQPGEEPNASPREE; encoded by the coding sequence ATGAGCATGCCTGATTACCGGACATTTTTCCGCCGTTCCGCTTCTTTCCTGCTGGCCGGCTTTCTGGCCGCGGCCCAGGCGCTCGCACAGCAGCCGGAAAACGCGGCTCCCATCCAGGACGCGGTCCAGTCCCAGGAAGCCGCGGCGGGACCGACAACGGAGTCCGCTACGGAAATGGACACTGTCATCCTGGCGCTGTGCCATGAAATCTCCATTCTGCAAAAGAACGTGGAGAAAAGAATAGCCATCCGCGAAAGCCTGGTGACGGAGGCGGATGAAACCTACAGTTTTTTTGACACCAGGGTGTATGAAATGTCCGCCGTGCTTTATGCGCTGGATGACCAGAAGATTTTCACCATGGCCTTTTACTGCAAGGCCGCAACGAGGCTGGTGAAGCTCTACTATGAACGCAGGCCCGATTTCCAGGGGCAGGAAGCAAGAGCGGCAGAGGAAATAGCACGCATCCAGAAACTGATTCAATCCCTGGAAGAAGTCAACACGGACGGCCTGTCGGAAACCTCCCTGGTCCAGCGGGATGAAGCCCTGACCACTTGCCATTCCCTGATGGAAAAACTGGAGAAGGAAAAGGAGCAGCTAGCTTATCTCAAGGAACTGTTCAACAACTTGGAAAATAAGGTCAACGCCCTGAACGCCGAAAGCAACAAATTGTTCAATACGTTGTTCAGCAAGGTATTCTACACACCATCACACATTGCCAGATACATTTTCCTGAAACCCTCCATGATTTACAGGGCATGCATGTCCGCATGGGAATCATCCGCGGACAGCAAGCTCCAGCTCCCTTCCGACCGCGGGACGCTCCAGCATTATGGGATGGTCCTGCTGGGCATGCTCCTGTGCGCCTACCTGCTTTCCCGCGCCATTGTATGGTGGGGTTTTAAAAAGACACTGGAAAAGTCGGGAAACTACGACAAGCGCCACGCATTCACCAATGTCACCACCATCCTGCTGATAGCCGTGCTGCTTATTGTTTCAGAAATGCAGAGCACGGACTACCTTCTGAAAAGCGCGGCTTCTCTGGGAGCCGAATTCCTTCTGCTGTCCAGCGCCATCCTGTTTTCCCTGGTTACGCGCCTGAAATACGGCACCATTAACGCGGGAATACGCATCTACATGCCCTATCTCCTGCTGGGCGGCTTCTTCATGCTGCTGCGCATGTTCATGGCCCCTAACATCGTGGTGAACGTCTCCATGCCCGTCCTGTTTACCCTGGTTTCCCTTTTCTCCCTGCTGACCTGGGTGCGGCAGCGGCACAGGCTGCCCCGTCTGGACCGCTTTTTCGCCACCATTTCCCTGGTCTTCACCATCCTGGGCAGCATCCTGTGCTGGGCGGGTTTCAGCTTCATGGCCTTCCTGGTGCTGATGACCTGGATCATGCTGATGACCAGCATCCTTCTTCTGGTGGGCCTGTGGGACCTGCTGCACCATTATGAAAAACGCCGGAAGGAGCGGAATAAAAAGGAAATCGTCTGGTTCCGCCCCTTCATCTCCAAGCTCGTCCTGCCCTGCCTGGCCATCTTCCTCATCCTGTTCAGCCTGATCTGGCCCGCCGCCACCTTCGACATGGGCGACCTCATCATCAGCAAGATTTACACTACTACGGAAATCAAGGACCTCATCTCCTTCAGCTGGAGCCACGTCATTCTGGTCATCCTGATCGCCATCGTGCTCAACTACCTTATCTTCCTGGGGAAAAACACGCTCCGGGAAATCTACGGGGAAAACTATGAAGTAGGCACCATCCCCACCTTTGTCACGCTCTCCACCCTGTTCCTGTGGGGGCTGTTCGTCTTCACGGCCCTGGTCATCATGAATGCCAACTACAACGGCATCCTGATGGTCATGGGCGGCTTGAGCATGGGGATAGGATTCGCCCTGAAAGACACCATTGAAAACATCATCAGCGGCCTCTCCCTGATGCTGGGGCGCCTGCGGCAGGGGGACATGATTGAATGCGACGGCTACCGGGGGCGCGTCTCCTCCCTGGGGTACCGTTCCACGATGATCGAAACGCTGGACGGCTCCATCATCGCCTTCCAGAACTCCCAGCTTTTCAACAAAAACTTCCGAAACATGACCCGCAACCACAAATTCGAATGCGTGAAGGTGGAGGTGGGCATCTCCTACGGAACGGATGTGGAAAAGGCGCGCGGCATTATTCTGGAAACGCTCGCCTCCCTGCCCTTCCTCTCCAAGATCAAGAAAACCAGCGTGGTGCTGGACAGCTTCGGAGACAGCTCCGTGAACCTGGGCGTATGGGTATGGATTCCCGTCATGACAAAATCCTCCAGCCTTTCCACGGTGCGGGAACGCATCTATAATGCGTTCAACGAGCACGGCATCTCCATCCCCTTCCCCCAGCAGGACCTGTACGTGAAAGAATTCCCCGACAGGCAGCCTGGGGAAGAACCAAACGCTTCCCCACGGGAAGAATAA
- the queF gene encoding preQ(1) synthase: MSDNLTLLGSQSSFFTSPDDAKLESFPNRGTRPYTIMLDTHEFSSLCPVTGQPDSCHLTITYVPDGHCVETKSLKYYLASYRNYPAFNEQIVNRITDDLVAAISPRWLKVEGRFSPRGGIQLTAMAEHNPENRPL, from the coding sequence ATGTCTGACAATCTGACCCTTCTCGGTTCCCAAAGCTCCTTCTTCACCAGCCCGGACGACGCCAAACTGGAATCCTTCCCCAACCGCGGCACCCGCCCCTACACCATCATGCTGGACACGCACGAATTTTCCTCCCTCTGCCCCGTCACCGGCCAGCCGGATTCCTGCCACCTGACGATCACCTACGTTCCGGACGGACACTGTGTGGAAACCAAGTCCCTCAAGTACTACCTGGCTTCCTACCGCAACTATCCAGCCTTCAACGAACAAATCGTCAACCGCATCACGGACGACCTCGTGGCGGCCATCTCCCCCCGCTGGCTGAAGGTGGAGGGCAGATTCTCCCCCCGCGGCGGCATCCAGCTCACCGCCATGGCCGAACACAACCCGGAAAACCGCCCCCTGTAA
- the tatC gene encoding twin-arginine translocase subunit TatC: MFFLKHIFRLREKWQIQRDDEEKPFLEHLDDLRTMLLRMVFCLVVSMLLCAGFASNLMDILRRPVNQVWDMFEESHLPAGIDLDSWGKAKETATAAVGLDAGQRRILFREVSPRLAELTEAALVLRGAQALPDDRKEIFIREASPAPAVRELAEALHAKDAVLTDGTGRGALKMMSAFQPGEAFMLTIKLSLYAGVVISFPLLLYFLLQFIIPGLLEHERKLLYKCMAIGFGLFLAGTLFCYFVVLPRVLTFFYTYSLEFGISNEWRIGYYLSFATQMILMFGLAFELPVVVMPFVKLGVLTYDMMKATRRYAIVAIAILAAIITPTPDIATMMLMAVPMYALYEICIILAWLHERKEAARAREEVARFEEDFNNDNSPYNS, translated from the coding sequence GTGTTCTTTTTAAAGCACATATTCCGGCTGCGGGAAAAATGGCAAATCCAGCGGGATGATGAAGAGAAGCCCTTTCTGGAGCATTTGGACGATTTGCGCACCATGCTGCTGAGGATGGTGTTCTGCCTGGTGGTCAGCATGCTTTTGTGTGCCGGGTTCGCCTCCAATCTGATGGACATTCTGCGCCGCCCCGTCAACCAGGTATGGGACATGTTCGAGGAATCCCACCTGCCCGCCGGAATAGATCTGGACTCCTGGGGAAAGGCCAAGGAAACGGCCACCGCTGCCGTGGGGCTGGACGCCGGCCAGCGCCGGATCCTGTTCCGGGAGGTTTCCCCCCGGCTGGCGGAATTGACGGAAGCCGCCCTGGTTCTCCGGGGAGCGCAGGCCCTGCCGGACGACAGGAAGGAAATTTTTATCAGGGAAGCCAGCCCGGCTCCCGCCGTGCGGGAACTGGCGGAAGCCCTGCACGCCAAGGATGCCGTCCTGACGGACGGAACGGGGCGGGGTGCCCTGAAAATGATGAGCGCCTTCCAGCCGGGTGAAGCGTTCATGCTGACCATCAAGCTTTCCCTGTATGCGGGCGTGGTAATCTCCTTCCCCCTGCTGCTGTACTTCCTGCTCCAGTTCATCATTCCCGGCCTGCTGGAGCATGAGCGCAAGCTTCTGTACAAGTGCATGGCGATCGGGTTCGGGCTATTCCTGGCCGGCACGCTGTTCTGCTACTTTGTGGTGCTTCCCAGGGTGCTCACGTTCTTCTACACGTATTCCCTGGAATTCGGCATTTCCAACGAATGGCGCATCGGCTACTACCTGTCCTTCGCCACGCAAATGATTTTAATGTTCGGCCTGGCGTTTGAACTGCCCGTGGTGGTGATGCCTTTCGTAAAGCTGGGCGTGCTGACCTATGATATGATGAAGGCCACGCGCCGCTATGCCATTGTGGCGATAGCCATTCTGGCCGCGATCATCACGCCCACGCCGGACATAGCCACCATGATGCTGATGGCGGTTCCCATGTACGCCCTGTATGAAATCTGCATCATCCTGGCGTGGCTGCATGAGCGCAAGGAAGCCGCCCGCGCCCGCGAAGAAGTGGCGCGCTTTGAAGAAGACTTCAACAACGACAATTCTCCCTACAACTCCTAA
- a CDS encoding VWA domain-containing protein: MKLMPCLIAVVAGLAGLGHSQTPDGDIDGRSIVLPQRRVIPPVNRTVRQPVTLEKVNALVRVNGRSAQTTLELSVHNGGNVPTEAELVLPVPEGVVVKGFYYGDGKACWQASLMPADEARRLYDRIVARRLDPALLEFAGFGAIRSSVFPVPAKSSVKLGVVYEQLLTPVDGRLDYVLPRTEALSGHAAWSMRVEISPGTEGIGNVFTPSHPMERHRLKDETLVLTLAEEKMSPGPFRLSWMESAAKKGEAFYGPDISVYAAPDAENGRNGYFLAMIGKDSPGNEKQIRRELTLVLDRSGSMRGEKLASMKEAAKQIISGLNPGERFNIITYNEGVNLFEAAPVEKNAATEKAAHAWLDAVVARGGTNIHEALATALAQPSREGMLPVVLFLTDGLPTIGRTSEKSIASLAGEGNREGRRIFTIGVGEDVNAPLLRRMAEISGGLPSYVLSGENLELKLAQVFRQLYGPVFRNVRYSVCSLDGREQPGRVQDAIPSGRLPDIYSGAPAVLAGRYVGTSPFLLKGTCLDRSNREQSFSVVVAPERISSVKDDFTARMWAARKIGSLETALMDMGADPAHTGVLGNDPRTRELVEEIMQLSRDFGILSSAASFFADDGSSAPWRGESVSPSSSRFRDYGRVMQESREGLGSIALQRNAVEKKRELSVNKFNRQMDKHGRSVSFEGTAQIAQNGYFNQNGVWMENTVLRTPDKESPVRTVQVGTPEYAAVADKLISTNRQGLLALDGSVMIRLDGETVLMQNSFP, from the coding sequence ATGAAACTGATGCCGTGCTTGATTGCCGTAGTGGCGGGATTGGCCGGGCTGGGACATTCCCAGACACCTGACGGAGACATTGACGGCCGGAGCATCGTCCTGCCGCAGCGGCGGGTGATCCCGCCCGTCAACAGGACCGTGCGCCAGCCCGTCACTCTGGAAAAGGTGAACGCCCTTGTCCGCGTCAACGGACGCAGCGCACAGACCACCCTGGAACTGAGCGTGCATAATGGCGGAAACGTTCCCACGGAGGCGGAACTTGTTCTTCCCGTTCCGGAAGGAGTCGTGGTCAAAGGGTTTTATTACGGAGACGGAAAGGCGTGCTGGCAGGCTTCCCTGATGCCCGCCGACGAAGCGCGCCGCCTGTATGACCGCATTGTGGCGCGCAGGCTGGATCCGGCCCTGCTGGAATTCGCCGGATTCGGCGCCATTCGCTCCAGCGTATTCCCCGTTCCCGCCAAGTCTTCCGTGAAGCTGGGCGTGGTGTATGAACAATTGCTGACTCCGGTGGACGGACGCCTGGATTACGTGCTCCCCCGGACGGAAGCGCTTTCCGGCCATGCGGCATGGTCCATGCGGGTGGAAATCTCCCCCGGAACTGAAGGCATCGGGAATGTGTTCACGCCCTCCCATCCGATGGAACGCCATCGGCTGAAAGATGAAACCCTCGTGCTCACCCTGGCGGAGGAGAAGATGAGCCCGGGGCCTTTCCGCCTGTCATGGATGGAATCCGCCGCCAAAAAGGGGGAAGCCTTTTACGGCCCCGACATCAGCGTCTATGCGGCTCCGGATGCGGAAAACGGCAGGAACGGCTATTTTCTGGCCATGATCGGAAAGGATAGCCCGGGGAATGAAAAGCAAATCCGCCGGGAGCTTACCCTGGTGCTGGACAGATCCGGCAGCATGCGCGGGGAAAAGCTCGCCAGCATGAAGGAAGCGGCCAAGCAGATCATTTCCGGTTTGAATCCCGGGGAACGTTTCAATATCATCACTTATAACGAAGGCGTGAATCTGTTTGAGGCGGCTCCCGTGGAAAAGAACGCCGCTACGGAAAAAGCGGCGCACGCGTGGCTGGATGCCGTGGTGGCGCGCGGCGGCACGAACATTCATGAAGCTCTGGCGACGGCGCTGGCCCAGCCCTCCCGCGAAGGGATGCTGCCGGTCGTGCTGTTTTTGACGGACGGCCTGCCGACCATCGGCCGGACTTCAGAGAAATCCATTGCCTCCCTGGCCGGAGAGGGCAACAGGGAAGGACGGCGCATTTTCACCATCGGAGTGGGGGAGGACGTAAACGCCCCCCTTCTGAGGCGCATGGCGGAAATTTCCGGCGGGTTGCCCTCCTACGTGCTTTCCGGAGAAAACCTGGAACTCAAGCTGGCGCAGGTATTCCGCCAGTTGTACGGTCCGGTGTTCCGGAACGTTCGCTATTCCGTCTGCTCCCTGGACGGCAGGGAACAGCCGGGAAGGGTGCAGGATGCCATTCCTTCCGGGCGGCTGCCGGACATCTATTCCGGAGCGCCTGCCGTTTTGGCCGGCAGGTATGTGGGCACGTCTCCTTTTCTGCTGAAAGGGACCTGTCTGGACCGGAGCAACAGGGAACAGTCGTTTTCCGTAGTGGTGGCGCCGGAACGGATTTCCAGCGTGAAAGATGACTTTACGGCCAGAATGTGGGCGGCGCGCAAAATAGGCAGCCTGGAAACCGCCCTGATGGACATGGGAGCGGACCCCGCCCATACGGGAGTGCTGGGAAATGATCCCCGGACCCGGGAACTGGTTGAGGAAATCATGCAGCTTTCCCGGGATTTCGGAATACTGAGTTCGGCGGCCTCCTTCTTTGCGGACGACGGCAGTTCCGCTCCGTGGCGGGGAGAATCTGTCTCCCCCTCGTCCTCCAGGTTCCGGGATTATGGACGGGTGATGCAGGAATCGCGCGAAGGGCTGGGTTCCATCGCCCTGCAGAGAAATGCCGTGGAAAAAAAGAGGGAATTGTCCGTCAACAAATTCAACCGCCAGATGGACAAGCACGGGCGTTCCGTTTCCTTTGAAGGAACGGCCCAGATCGCCCAGAACGGTTATTTCAACCAGAACGGAGTATGGATGGAAAATACGGTCCTACGCACTCCGGACAAGGAAAGTCCCGTCCGTACCGTGCAAGTGGGTACGCCGGAATACGCCGCCGTGGCGGACAAGCTGATCAGCACGAACCGCCAGGGGCTTCTGGCCCTGGACGGCTCCGTCATGATCCGCCTGGACGGGGAAACCGTGCTGATGCAGAACTCGTTCCCGTAA
- a CDS encoding RNA-binding protein: MNTKLYVGNLSFDATEQDLRDLFGSYGEVTELFMPTDRDSGRPRGFAFVTMDSTDSMGSAIEAVNGQEFQGRALVVNEAKPQENRGGGGGNYRSNNSGGRRGDNGYGRNRRY; this comes from the coding sequence ATGAACACAAAATTATATGTAGGAAATTTGTCCTTTGATGCCACTGAACAAGACTTGAGAGATCTGTTTGGTTCTTATGGTGAAGTGACTGAGCTATTCATGCCAACAGATCGCGACTCTGGAAGACCCAGAGGTTTTGCATTTGTAACCATGGATTCCACCGATTCAATGGGCTCCGCAATTGAAGCCGTGAACGGCCAGGAATTTCAGGGACGAGCCCTGGTTGTCAATGAAGCCAAGCCCCAGGAAAACAGGGGCGGAGGCGGAGGAAACTACCGCAGCAATAACAGCGGCGGCAGGCGTGGCGACAACGGCTATGGCCGCAACCGCCGTTATTAA
- a CDS encoding undecaprenyl-diphosphate phosphatase: MNLLEIIILGIVEGLTEYLPVSSTGHLLLTESLLNMSQSKEALDALAVCIQGGAILAVLSLYYPRVKTMVEGVRGTNPAGFKLLVNLILAFLPAAVVGLCCASLIKEYLFNTYTVAYSWIVGGGVILAYCAWRARQGKSNEGSKGDSIETLTPGKALTVGVLQCVAMVPGTSRSLMTMLGGMFVGLSVEAAVEFSFLLGLITLGAATVHDAYKDGALMLEAFGWEALAVGTAVSWFSAWLAVKWMVSYLQKHSFAVFGWYRIAIGIVTLALLSRGLVH; encoded by the coding sequence ATGAATCTTCTGGAAATCATCATTCTGGGCATCGTGGAAGGCCTGACCGAATATCTGCCGGTCAGTTCCACCGGGCACCTGCTTCTGACGGAATCCCTGCTGAACATGTCCCAGAGCAAGGAAGCCCTGGATGCCCTGGCCGTCTGTATTCAGGGGGGCGCCATTCTGGCGGTGCTGAGCCTGTACTACCCGCGCGTGAAGACGATGGTGGAAGGAGTCCGCGGCACGAATCCCGCCGGATTCAAGCTTCTGGTCAATTTGATTCTCGCCTTTCTGCCTGCCGCCGTGGTGGGGTTGTGCTGCGCCTCCCTGATCAAGGAATACCTGTTCAACACGTACACGGTGGCGTACTCGTGGATCGTGGGCGGCGGCGTGATTCTGGCCTACTGCGCCTGGCGCGCCAGGCAGGGAAAGAGCAATGAAGGCAGCAAGGGGGATTCCATTGAAACCCTGACGCCGGGCAAGGCCCTGACCGTAGGCGTGCTCCAGTGCGTGGCGATGGTTCCCGGCACCAGCCGGAGCCTGATGACCATGCTGGGAGGCATGTTCGTGGGGCTGAGCGTGGAAGCCGCCGTGGAATTCAGCTTCCTGCTGGGGCTGATCACGCTGGGGGCGGCCACGGTGCATGATGCGTACAAGGACGGGGCCCTGATGCTGGAAGCCTTCGGCTGGGAGGCCCTGGCCGTCGGAACGGCAGTGAGCTGGTTCTCCGCATGGCTGGCCGTGAAGTGGATGGTCTCCTACCTTCAGAAACACAGCTTTGCGGTGTTTGGCTGGTACCGCATCGCCATAGGCATCGTGACTCTGGCGCTGCTGTCCCGGGGACTGGTGCATTGA
- the queC gene encoding 7-cyano-7-deazaguanine synthase QueC: MERMETAVLLSGGLDSSAALHWAHKNHHVKLALSFDYASNHAARELECAAWQAASLGVEHRIIDITPIAAHLKSALLSGADNIPDGKYDTELMKQTVVPFRNGIFLSMAAGIAESHGAQQLVIAAHSGDHSIYPDCREEFMAAMTDAIRLGTYAGLGILRPFIHTSKGGIVRTGHELGVDFSRTYSCYKGGRIHCGACSTCLERREAFREAGIPDPTVYADQ; this comes from the coding sequence ATGGAAAGAATGGAAACCGCCGTCCTGCTCAGCGGGGGCCTGGACTCCAGCGCGGCCCTGCACTGGGCGCACAAAAACCACCACGTGAAGCTGGCCCTCAGCTTTGACTACGCTTCCAACCACGCCGCGCGGGAACTGGAATGCGCCGCGTGGCAGGCGGCCAGTCTAGGCGTGGAACACCGCATCATCGACATCACCCCCATTGCCGCCCATCTGAAATCCGCCCTTCTTTCCGGCGCGGACAACATTCCGGACGGAAAATACGACACGGAGCTGATGAAACAGACCGTCGTCCCCTTCCGCAACGGCATCTTCCTGTCCATGGCGGCGGGTATTGCGGAAAGCCACGGCGCGCAGCAGCTTGTCATTGCCGCCCATTCCGGGGACCACAGCATCTACCCGGACTGCCGGGAGGAATTCATGGCCGCCATGACGGACGCCATCCGGCTGGGGACTTATGCCGGGCTGGGCATCCTGCGCCCCTTCATCCACACCTCCAAGGGAGGCATCGTCCGGACAGGCCATGAACTGGGCGTGGACTTCTCCAGAACCTATTCCTGCTACAAGGGAGGCCGCATCCACTGCGGCGCCTGCTCCACCTGCCTGGAACGCCGGGAAGCCTTCCGGGAAGCCGGAATCCCGGATCCGACGGTTTACGCGGACCAATAA
- the gltX gene encoding glutamate--tRNA ligase, translating to MSHVRTRFAPSPTGYLHIGGARTALFNWLFARKMGGTFILRIEDTDTARNTEEATRAIFTGMEWLGLDWDEGPMKGGDCGPYFQSQRNDIYDAYFKKLQDAGRVYEDDGAWRFRFDRSKPVTFHDMICGDITIDYRDASNTPDMAIRRADGSYIFHFVNVVDDIEMKMTHVIRGEDHIMNTPKHIQLFEAFGVTPPVFAHMPLILNQDGSKMSKRDVGAALGTYPEEGFLPEGVMNFLALLGWSPKDDTEIFSPQELIERFSLEAVNHSAAKFDITKCRWVNQQHIIALPPEEFAAKARPFCLQAGLPDSGILDEAIATVQTKVQTLAEVPDKIRFFFDLSMDPEALAKVQPEAVELLSKLADRLEREPVWDGHELIGVLKAFAKENGVKMGAVMFPARVALTGLSGGPDLSSVFSLLGKEESLKRIRALSLN from the coding sequence ATGAGTCACGTCAGAACAAGATTCGCGCCTTCTCCCACGGGTTATCTCCACATCGGCGGTGCGCGCACCGCCCTGTTCAACTGGTTGTTCGCCCGCAAGATGGGGGGTACCTTCATTCTCCGCATTGAGGATACGGACACGGCCCGCAACACGGAGGAAGCCACACGCGCGATCTTCACCGGCATGGAATGGCTGGGCCTGGACTGGGACGAAGGCCCCATGAAAGGCGGCGACTGCGGCCCCTATTTCCAGAGCCAGCGCAACGATATTTACGACGCCTACTTCAAAAAGCTCCAGGACGCCGGGCGCGTCTATGAGGACGACGGCGCATGGCGCTTCCGCTTTGACCGCTCCAAGCCCGTTACGTTCCACGACATGATCTGCGGCGACATCACCATCGACTACCGGGACGCCTCCAACACGCCGGACATGGCCATCCGCCGCGCGGACGGCTCCTACATCTTTCACTTCGTCAACGTGGTGGACGACATTGAAATGAAGATGACACACGTCATCCGCGGGGAAGACCATATCATGAACACGCCCAAGCACATCCAGCTGTTTGAGGCGTTCGGCGTCACGCCGCCCGTGTTCGCGCACATGCCGCTGATCCTGAACCAGGACGGCTCCAAAATGTCCAAGCGCGACGTGGGGGCGGCCCTGGGCACCTACCCGGAGGAGGGCTTCCTGCCGGAAGGCGTCATGAACTTCCTGGCCCTGCTGGGCTGGTCCCCGAAGGACGACACGGAAATCTTTTCCCCGCAAGAGCTGATCGAACGCTTCTCCCTGGAAGCCGTCAACCACTCCGCCGCCAAGTTTGACATCACCAAATGCCGCTGGGTCAACCAGCAGCACATCATCGCCCTGCCGCCGGAAGAATTTGCCGCCAAGGCGCGCCCGTTCTGCCTGCAGGCCGGACTGCCGGACTCCGGCATTCTGGATGAAGCCATCGCCACCGTGCAGACGAAAGTCCAGACGCTGGCGGAAGTTCCGGATAAAATCCGTTTCTTCTTCGATCTTTCCATGGACCCGGAAGCGCTCGCCAAAGTCCAGCCGGAAGCCGTGGAACTGCTCTCCAAACTGGCGGACAGGCTGGAACGGGAACCGGTATGGGACGGCCATGAACTCATTGGCGTGCTGAAAGCCTTTGCCAAGGAAAACGGAGTCAAGATGGGGGCTGTCATGTTCCCCGCCCGCGTGGCCCTGACCGGCCTGAGCGGAGGTCCGGACCTGTCCTCCGTTTTCTCCCTGCTGGGGAAAGAGGAATCCTTGAAAAGAATCCGAGCCTTGTCCCTGAACTGA